The Halosolutus gelatinilyticus nucleotide sequence CGGCGCTTCGCGAGGGGACCGTCCGCGAGAACGCGACGCTCGCGTACCGGCTGTGCGACGAGCCGATCGACGACGAGCGCGTTCGGCGGCTGCTCGCGGCGGTCGACCTCGAGGGCTACGCCGATCGGCCCGTCGACACCCTCTCCGGCGGCGAACGCCAGCGCGTGTCGCTCGTGCGGACGCTGGTGACCGAACCCGAGGTCCTGCTTCTCGACGAACCGACCGCCAGCCTCGACGCCGACACCGAGGCCAGCATCGAGCGGCTGCTGTCGGGGCTCATCGACGACTACGATCTCACCTGCCTGCTCGTGACCCACGATCAGGATCAGGCGCGGCGGCTCGGCGATCGCGTCGCCCGGTTCGAGGGCGGCGAGGTGACGGGGATCGGGACGCCGGCGGAGGTGTTGGCGTGACAGCTCGGATCGCGCCCGCTCCGACGGCGCTCGCCCCGATTGTAACCGGCCCGATCGAACAGGTCATCCGCCA carries:
- a CDS encoding ABC transporter ATP-binding protein; the protein is MPPKLETEDLTRVADGERLVDGVSLAVLESEVLAVVGPSGAGKSSFLRLLNRLDEPTGGTVYLDGTDYRSIEPQSLRRRVGFVPQQPALREGTVRENATLAYRLCDEPIDDERVRRLLAAVDLEGYADRPVDTLSGGERQRVSLVRTLVTEPEVLLLDEPTASLDADTEASIERLLSGLIDDYDLTCLLVTHDQDQARRLGDRVARFEGGEVTGIGTPAEVLA